In Verrucomicrobiia bacterium, the genomic window ATGGCGGCAGACGGAAGTTTCCCAGCCGAGCTTAAGCGCACCAAACCTTACGGTTACTCAATCTTTCAACTCGATAACATGGCCACTCTTTGTCAGGTGCTTTCGACCGACCATGACGACTTGTGGACGTTTGAGCTTGCTGACGGTCGCGGTATTCGCAAGGCTATGGCGTATCTCTATCCGTTTCTGGCGGATAAATCGCAGTGGCCACTCAAACCTGACGTGCAGGCGTGGGCCGATTGGCCTTCGCGCCAACCAAGTTTGCTATTCGCCGGCCTCGCGCTGGGTCAACAGCCGTATCTCGACCTGTGGCGGAACCTCCCACCTGATCCGACCAACCTCGAAGTCCGCCGCAACATTGCGATCACCCAGCCGGTGCTTTGGGTAAGGTGAGAAGCGTCGGCGGGATACTACTCAAGGCGTCCGTATTTCCGAATCTCCGGCCAGATTGTCGCCACGGCGAGAACAACCAGAATCGTTGCCCCGCCGCCGGAGATGACCGACATCACCGGCCCCAGCCAGTGCGCGACCAGACCGGATTCGAACCCGCCCAGCGCGTCGGAAGCGCCGACGACGAAGAGGGCGTTCACCGCCGAGACGCGACCGCGCTTCTCTTCCGGCGCGAGCAGTTGCACGGACGTGTGTCGGACTACGATGCTAACATTGTCCATGGCCCCGCAAACGAAAAGCATCGCCAGCGACAGCCAAAACCATTGGGACAATCCAAAGCCGATGGTCGCCAGGCCGAATCCGACAACCGCCCAAAGCACCGACCGGCCCGCGCGTTGTAGCGGCGGCCGATGCGCCAGCAGCAACGCGCAACTTACCGATCCCAACGGCATCGCTGCCTGTAACAGCCCCAAACCGGCTGGTCCAACGCGCAAGATATCCCTCGCATACACCGGCAGCAGCGCCACCGCGCCGCCGAGCAACACCGCAAACACATCCAACGTAATCATGCTCGTGATGAGGCGGTTGGCAAAAACGAACTTGAATCCGGTGGCCAGACTGGCCAGCGTCATTTTTTCCCGGTTCGTCACGATGTGTTCCGTGCGGATGAAACAAAGCAACGCGAACCAGATCAAGCTCGCCACGGCGTTGAGAATAAAAACGGTGGTTGTGTGATGCGTGAGCGCGATGAGTACGCCGCCGGTTGCCGGACCAAGCACCGACGCCAATTGAAACATGCTACTGTTCCACGCGATCGCGTTCGAAAGCTTCTCGCGTGGAACCAGTCCTGTCAGGAACGACATGCCGGCAGGCCGCAAAAATGTGATCGCCGCTGCTCCGGCGAACAGGCAGCCATAGAACCAGACCAGCGGTGCTTGCAGCCAGGAAACAATTGCCAGGCCCGCGCTGCTGGCTGCGCCAAGTAGCGCCGCCGCCTTGATAATGCGTTTGCGATCATAATGATCTGCCAAATGGCCGGCAGGCAAGGTGAACAGGAAGATGGTTACGGCCTCCGTCAGCCCGACCAGCCCCAAGGCGAGCGCCGAATGAGTACGTTCATACAGTTCCCACCCGACCGCGACCGTCAGCATTTGCAGGCCAAAGCTCGAGACGAACCGCCCGACAAGGAAATAAACAAAATCACCGTTCCGCAAAATCGCATACGGCTCATGTGACTGGGTGAGCGCGCCTTCAACGCTATCAACTGCAGGGCCAGATTCCATCGTTTTCAGCTGGATAGCGTCCGGCGCATGAATCATTTGACCGCTACCGGCAACACTCCTTGCTTCGCCAAAAAGTCCGTCATGACAATGCGAGATTTGTCCTTCCACTCCGGCAACTGGCTTTGAAAGCCATGTTCGCCTCCGGGCACGGTGATGAATTCACAAACGTTGCTGCTCGCAATGAGCCCGG contains:
- a CDS encoding MFS transporter, whose translation is MESGPAVDSVEGALTQSHEPYAILRNGDFVYFLVGRFVSSFGLQMLTVAVGWELYERTHSALALGLVGLTEAVTIFLFTLPAGHLADHYDRKRIIKAAALLGAASSAGLAIVSWLQAPLVWFYGCLFAGAAAITFLRPAGMSFLTGLVPREKLSNAIAWNSSMFQLASVLGPATGGVLIALTHHTTTVFILNAVASLIWFALLCFIRTEHIVTNREKMTLASLATGFKFVFANRLITSMITLDVFAVLLGGAVALLPVYARDILRVGPAGLGLLQAAMPLGSVSCALLLAHRPPLQRAGRSVLWAVVGFGLATIGFGLSQWFWLSLAMLFVCGAMDNVSIVVRHTSVQLLAPEEKRGRVSAVNALFVVGASDALGGFESGLVAHWLGPVMSVISGGGATILVVLAVATIWPEIRKYGRLE